In one Grus americana isolate bGruAme1 chromosome 1, bGruAme1.mat, whole genome shotgun sequence genomic region, the following are encoded:
- the LOC129212805 gene encoding fibronectin type III domain-containing protein 9-like: MGITVQNITGNTAMVIWPKMASCADSFYSVMYHPNWNSMLSTYSRKSFQKEERVPASRSSFVVENLTPLTTYIVCVTCQSANPSSDQCKVFNTLEQDPASASNTKKELALGIWITSSVLLLIIAAILLYGCLHLLCHRRRERLQGRNETSEQDHGKAWTKSVAYTSEELGRQSQLMQDTEEKHPGGIQLATIIENPSACKEPVMLTSKSQERVPTTGQCSVIN; the protein is encoded by the coding sequence ATGGGAATAACTGTCCAAAACATCACCGGAAACACGGCAATGGTAATTTGGCCAAAAATGGCCAGTTGTGCCGACAGCTTTTACAGCGTCATGTACCACCCTAACTGGAACAGCATGCTATCGACTTACTCGAGAAAGAGCTTTCAGAAGGAGGAGAGAGTTCCCGCCAGTCGCTCCTCCTTTGTTGTTGAAAACCTAACCCCACTGACAACATACATCGTGTGCGTGACCTGCCAGTCCGCCAACCCCTCCAGTGACCAGTGCAAAGTTTTTAACACGCTGGAACAAGACCCGGCATCTGCGAGCAACACTAAGAAAGAGCTGGCGCTGGGCATCTGGATCACCAGCAGCGTCCTGCTCCTCATCATCGCCGCAATCCTCCTCTATGGCTGCCTGcacctgctgtgccacaggagACGCGAGCGTTTGCAAGGGCGGAACGAGACCTCCGAACAAGACCACGGGAAGGCGTGGACCAAAAGTGTGGCGTACACCTCGGAGGAGCTTGGCAGGCAGAGCCAACTGATGCAGGACACAGAGGAAAAGCATCCAGGTGGCATCCAGCTGGCCACAATCATAGAGAATCCCTCAGCATGCAAGGAGCCAGTCATGCTGACTTCCAAAAGCCAGGAACGAGTGCCAACGACAGGACAGTGCTCTGTTATAAATTAG